The DNA segment CGCGCTGCTGTTCAGCAGTTTTTTTCGGGTTTCCAGCTTGTGACCGGCGGAATACCGCATGTACTTGCCCTCTTGATCGACCGCCTTGACGTTGTCCGGATCCTAGCATAACGTTCGTTCACTTAACGATCGTTTACTAAAGGGATTCACCCATGAATAACAAGAAGGTCGTATTAGTGGTTGGTGCCGGTGATGCCACGGGCGGAGCGATTGCCAAGCGCTTTGCCAGAGAAGGTTTTATCGCTTGCGTCACCCGCCGCAGCGCCGACAAATTGCAGCCGCTGGTCGACGCGATTCAGGCCGAGGGTGGCGAAGCACGCGGCTTTGCCTGCGATGCGCGCAAGGAAGAAGACGTCATTGCCCTGATTGAAGACATCGAAACCCGCCTAGGCCCGATCGAAGCGTTTGTCTTCAACATCGGCGCCAACGTGCCTTGCAGCATTCTTGAAGAAACCGCACGCAAGTATTTCAAGATTTGGGAAATGGCCTGTTTCTCGGGTTTTCTCAATGCCCGCGAAGTGGCCAAGCGCATGGTCACCCGCAAACGCGGCACCATCCTGTTCACAGGCGCCACCGCCGGGCTGCGTGGTGCTTCCGGATTTGCCGCATTTGCCGGCGCCAAACACGGTATCCGTGCACTGGCGCAAAGCATGGCGCGCGAGTTGGGCCCGATGAACATCCATGTCGCCCATGTGGTGGTCGATGGCGCCATCGATACCGACTTCATCCGCAACAGTTTCCCCGAGAAGTACGCGACCAAGGATCAGGACGGCATTCTCAACCCCGAACATATCGCCGAAAACTATTGGTATCTGCACAGTCAGCCACGGGATGCCTGGACCTTCGAGCTGGATTTGCGCCCGTGGAACGAACGCTGGTAAACCCCGCCGCCTACATAACAATAATCAGAGAGCAGTGAAGATGACGAAAACCGTGGAGTTCTATTTCGATCTTGGCAGCCCTGCCACCTACCTGGCCTACACCCAGTTGCCGAAGATCTGCAGCGAAACCCATAGCGAACTGATCTACATTCCGATGCTGCTGGGCGGCGTGTTCAAGGCGACAGGCAACGCATCGCCAGCGATGATTCCGGCGAAGGGCCGCTACATGTTTCAGGATCTGGATCGCTACGCCAAACGTTATGGCGTCCCGCTGAAATTCAATCCGCACTTCCCGATCAATACGTTGATGCTGATGCGCGCGGTCACCGGTATCCAACTGCGCCAGCCGGAACGCTTTCACGCATTTATCGATTGTCTGTTCAAAGCATTGTGGGTGGAGGGACGCCCTCTCGATAAGCCGGCAACTGTCGCTGCGGTATTGAGCGAGCACGGCTTCGATCCCCATGAAGTCCTGACCCTGACCAACGACGAGACAGTCAAGGCAGCCCTCAAGGACAACACCGAGACGGCGGTTAAACGCGGGGTGTTTGGCGCGCCGAGCATGTTTATCGGCAATCAGATGTTCTTTGGACAGGACCGCCTCGACTTCGTCGAAGAGGCCCTGCGTCAGGCTTAGAAAAACCTCAGAACCCGGACGCTGCCAACAGCGCCCGGGTTTCAGCCATTCAAATCGCCGCTGTGCGCGTGTTCAGCCACTCCAGCGCGGCCCCCTCAAGCAACGGACTCAGACGCTCACGCACTTCAGCGTGGTAGGCGTTGAACCACTGCTTCTCTTCCTGCGTCAGCAAGGACGGCTCCAGGCAGCGCGTGTCGATCGGGCACAGGGTCAAGGTTTCAAACTTGAGGAACTCACCGAACTCGCTGCTCCCCGCCTCGCGGTTCATCGCGAGGTTCTCGATGCGCACGCCCCAGCGGCCTGGACGGTAAGTGCCCGGTTCGATCGAGGTGATCATTCCCGGTTGCATCGCCGTGTGCGGAGCAGCTGCAGCCTGATAGGCAATGACCTGCGGGCCTTCGTGCACGTTGAGGAAATAGCCGACCCCATGACCGGTGCCGTGACCGTAATCCACGCTTTCCGCCCAGATCGGCGCACGCGCGATGGCATCGAGCAACGGCGAGAGAATGCCTTTCGGGAATTGCGCTCGAGACAGAGCGATCACGCCCTTGAGCACGCGAGTGCAGTCACGCTTCTGCTCAGCCGTCGGCGTACCCACCGGCACCATTCGAGTGATGTCGGTAGTACCACCGAGGTATTGGCCTCCCGAGTCGATCAGCAACAAGCCGTCGCCCTCGATCACCGCATGTTCTTCTTCGGTAGCGTGATAGTGCGGCATTGCACCATTGGCATTGAACGCGGCAATAGTGTTGAAGCTCAGCGACACGTAATCCGGACGGCGCTCTCGGGCAGCGGTGAGTTTTTCGTCGATGGTCAATTCGGTGATGCGCTCGCGGCCCCAGGCCGATTCCAGCCAGGCGAAGAATTCGCACAGCGCCGCGCCGTCCTGCTCCATGGCCTTACGGATGTGCTTCGCATCGGCCTCGCTTTTTTGCGATTTGGCAAGGGTGGTCGGGTTCAAGCCTTCGACCAGTTTCACCGCACTGTCCAGGTTATCCAGCAAACCGCTGGTCACCCGCGCCGGATCCACCAGCAGGCTCGCGCCGCCTGGTACAGCGCGCAAGGCGTCAGCGACTTCGCGGTAATCGCGCAGAGTCACGCCATCCTGCTCCAGCACCGCACGCAGCTCGGCATCGACTTTGCTCAAAGCCACAAACAGCGTTGCTTGCTGCTGATTGATCAACGCAAAAGAAACAAACACCGGGTTGAACGACACGTCGCCGCCGCGCAGGTTGAACAGCCAGGCGATGTCATCGAGGGTGGCGATAAAGTGCCAATCGGCGCCACGTTCCTGCAGGGTCTCGCGCAGTTTGGCGAGTTTCTCGTCACGGCTGACCGTCGCTTGCGGTGGCAGATGTTGATAGATCGGCGCGTTCGGCAGGCTCGGGCGGTCAGCCCAGACTTCATTCAACAGGTCGATGTCGGTACGCAGACGCGCGCCGCGGGCTTCGAGCTTGCTGCTCAGGGTGCGCGCCGAAGCGACGGCCATCACCGCACCGTCGACCGCGACTACGCCACCTTCCGGGGTCTGCTCCGCCAGCCAGTCCAGCGGGCTCGGCTGACCCGGTTGCAGCTTGACCAGTTCAATGCCGCTGCCCTTGAGTTCCTTGGTCGCCTGTTCCCAATAGCGACTGTCGGCCCAGACCCCGGCGAAATCAGCAGTCACGATCAAAGTGCCGACCGAACCATGAAAGCCCGACAGCCATTGCCGCCCCTGCCAGTAGCCCGGCAGGTACTCCGACAGATGCGGGTCGGCGGATGGCACCAGCAACGCATGAATGCCTTCGCGGCGCATCAGTTCACGGGTGTGCGCCAGGCGCTGGGGAACCGTTCCTTCGGTCAAAGTCTGGGTACTCATCATGTCTCCTGCCAATCACTTCATCGTTATTGTTCGTAGCCGTATAAACGGCTGGTTAAAGCCCTGTCGCCCAGAATGCCGGGGCACTGGCGCAGGCGCTTTTGATCAGTGCTGCCGCTTGATCGATATCGTCGGCGGTGGTGAAGCGGCCGAGGCTCAGGCGAATGGTGCGCCCGGCCAGCCGGGCGTCGTGCCCCAGTGCCAGCAACACGTGAGAAGGCGTGTTGCTCGCCGAGTTGCAGGCCGACGTCGCGGAAAAGGCGATCGACTGGCTCAAGGCCGCACTGTTGAATTCACCCTCGCTGAAGGTCAGGCTCAACGTGTGCGCGATGCGCTGCAGGGCGCTGCCGTTGAGGCGCACGCCCGGCAGACTCAGCAACTGTTCGAGCAGCCGTTCACGCAGCGCCACGATGGACTTTTTCTCGGCATCGAATTCGGCTGCGGCCAAGGCGAATGCCGCGCCCATGCCGGCAATCTGATGCGTCGCCAAGGTCCCGGAGCGCAGCCCGCCTTCGTGGCCGCCGCCATGAATCTGCGCCTGCAAACGCTGTTGCGCGCGCGGGCCGACATACAGCGCGCCGATGCCTTTGGGGCCGTAGAGTTTGTGCGCCGAAAACGACATCAGGTCCACCGGCCACTGCTGCAGATCGATCGCCACTTTGCCGGCGCCCTGCGCAGCATCGACATGGAACAACGCGCCACGGCCGCGCACCACTTCACCGATGGCCGGGATATCGTTGAGCGTGCCGAGTTCGTTGTTGACCAGCATCAGCGACACCAGAAAGGTGTCGTCGCGCATTGCTTCACTGACCGCTTGCGGGGTGATCAGACCTTCGGCGTCCGGCACCAGATAGGTCACCGCGACGCCGGCATCCTGCAATTGCCGGGCGGTATCGAGAATGGCTTTGTGTTCGATCTGGCTGGTAATGATGTGGCCACCGGCAACGCCGCGGGCCTGGGCCACACCCTTGAGGGCGAGGTTGTTGGACTCGGTGGCACCGGAGGTCCAGACGATCTGCGCAGCCTCGGCACCGACCAGTTCGGCGACTTGCCGACGGGCCTGCTCGACCGTTTGCCGGGCCTGCTGGCCGAAGGCGTGGGAGCTGGAAGCCGGGTTGCCGAAGTTACCGTGAAAACCCAGACAATCGATCATCACCTGGATGACCCGCTCGTCCACCGGGGTGGTGGCGGCGTAATCGAAATACAACGGACGTTTATTCATAAAAGACTCGCAGAGCGTGTTCCGGGATCAGGAGGCTCGTGTCTGCAAACGGCACAGCGCAGCCTTGTGAGCTGCGCCTGGGTTCGAGACCGTCATCAATACCTGATCGGATGCCGTTAAAGAAGAACAACTTCATTTAAAAGTGCGTAGGAACGCTCCTGAAGTCGAGCTTAACAGGCATCGGGCCGGCGGTTGAAGCAATGCGTCAGTGAAAGCTTTCGAGAAGCAGCGGGTACAGCGAAATCACCAACAGCGCCGCCATGCCCCAGTTGAACACGCGCAACCAGCGCGGGTCCTTGAGCACATTGCGCAGCAGCGTGCCGCACGCCGCCCAGACACCGACGCTGGGCAGGTTGATGATGGCGAACACGGCGGCGATGACCACCACGTTGGTGAAATAACCCTGCATCGGCGTGTACGTGCTGATGGCACCGATGGCCATGATCCAGGCCTTGGGATTGACCCATTGAAACGCGGCGGCACCGAGATAGCTGATCGGCTTGGCCTCACCTTCGACGCCCTCGCCTACCGGGCCCGAATGGGCGATTTTCCACGCCAGGTACAACAGATACGCGGCACCGAGATAGCGCAGCAACTTGTAGAGAATCGGATAAGTCTGGAACACCGCGCCGAGGCCAAAGCCCACTGCGACCACCAATACGAAGAAACCGCAGGTGATGCCGAGCATGTGAGGAATGGTGCGGTTGAAGCCGAAGTTCACGCCCGATGCCAGCAACATGGTGTTGTTCGGCCCCGGTGTAATCGAGGTGACAAGGGCAAACAGGGCAAAGCCCAACAGCAGATCAAGCGAGAGTGTCATGGGAGCAATCCGTCGGGGGTCATTCAGGTGTTGACCCTAT comes from the Pseudomonas sp. RSB 5.4 genome and includes:
- a CDS encoding SDR family oxidoreductase gives rise to the protein MNNKKVVLVVGAGDATGGAIAKRFAREGFIACVTRRSADKLQPLVDAIQAEGGEARGFACDARKEEDVIALIEDIETRLGPIEAFVFNIGANVPCSILEETARKYFKIWEMACFSGFLNAREVAKRMVTRKRGTILFTGATAGLRGASGFAAFAGAKHGIRALAQSMARELGPMNIHVAHVVVDGAIDTDFIRNSFPEKYATKDQDGILNPEHIAENYWYLHSQPRDAWTFELDLRPWNERW
- a CDS encoding 2-hydroxychromene-2-carboxylate isomerase; its protein translation is MTKTVEFYFDLGSPATYLAYTQLPKICSETHSELIYIPMLLGGVFKATGNASPAMIPAKGRYMFQDLDRYAKRYGVPLKFNPHFPINTLMLMRAVTGIQLRQPERFHAFIDCLFKALWVEGRPLDKPATVAAVLSEHGFDPHEVLTLTNDETVKAALKDNTETAVKRGVFGAPSMFIGNQMFFGQDRLDFVEEALRQA
- a CDS encoding LysE family translocator, producing MTLSLDLLLGFALFALVTSITPGPNNTMLLASGVNFGFNRTIPHMLGITCGFFVLVVAVGFGLGAVFQTYPILYKLLRYLGAAYLLYLAWKIAHSGPVGEGVEGEAKPISYLGAAAFQWVNPKAWIMAIGAISTYTPMQGYFTNVVVIAAVFAIINLPSVGVWAACGTLLRNVLKDPRWLRVFNWGMAALLVISLYPLLLESFH
- a CDS encoding aminotransferase class V-fold PLP-dependent enzyme encodes the protein MNKRPLYFDYAATTPVDERVIQVMIDCLGFHGNFGNPASSSHAFGQQARQTVEQARRQVAELVGAEAAQIVWTSGATESNNLALKGVAQARGVAGGHIITSQIEHKAILDTARQLQDAGVAVTYLVPDAEGLITPQAVSEAMRDDTFLVSLMLVNNELGTLNDIPAIGEVVRGRGALFHVDAAQGAGKVAIDLQQWPVDLMSFSAHKLYGPKGIGALYVGPRAQQRLQAQIHGGGHEGGLRSGTLATHQIAGMGAAFALAAAEFDAEKKSIVALRERLLEQLLSLPGVRLNGSALQRIAHTLSLTFSEGEFNSAALSQSIAFSATSACNSASNTPSHVLLALGHDARLAGRTIRLSLGRFTTADDIDQAAALIKSACASAPAFWATGL
- a CDS encoding aminopeptidase P family protein — encoded protein: MSTQTLTEGTVPQRLAHTRELMRREGIHALLVPSADPHLSEYLPGYWQGRQWLSGFHGSVGTLIVTADFAGVWADSRYWEQATKELKGSGIELVKLQPGQPSPLDWLAEQTPEGGVVAVDGAVMAVASARTLSSKLEARGARLRTDIDLLNEVWADRPSLPNAPIYQHLPPQATVSRDEKLAKLRETLQERGADWHFIATLDDIAWLFNLRGGDVSFNPVFVSFALINQQQATLFVALSKVDAELRAVLEQDGVTLRDYREVADALRAVPGGASLLVDPARVTSGLLDNLDSAVKLVEGLNPTTLAKSQKSEADAKHIRKAMEQDGAALCEFFAWLESAWGRERITELTIDEKLTAARERRPDYVSLSFNTIAAFNANGAMPHYHATEEEHAVIEGDGLLLIDSGGQYLGGTTDITRMVPVGTPTAEQKRDCTRVLKGVIALSRAQFPKGILSPLLDAIARAPIWAESVDYGHGTGHGVGYFLNVHEGPQVIAYQAAAAPHTAMQPGMITSIEPGTYRPGRWGVRIENLAMNREAGSSEFGEFLKFETLTLCPIDTRCLEPSLLTQEEKQWFNAYHAEVRERLSPLLEGAALEWLNTRTAAI